A region of Anguilla anguilla isolate fAngAng1 chromosome 18, fAngAng1.pri, whole genome shotgun sequence DNA encodes the following proteins:
- the LOC118218073 gene encoding urokinase-type plasminogen activator-like isoform X2, which translates to MKLLLSFLLTVASVSSVQTSWNLGRQHSGSRCQNGGTFISLRYQRGYCECPKEFSGAECEISQPGQLGVKEWGDIAQECFTGDGRDYRGTIARSESGQTCLHWDYITKTYGYGPVVRNAKHNYCRNPDQRARPWCWVRSGRRVTAKFCNVPVCEEELMLESCGKRPQKQFKVVGGMKTTVESHPWIASIFQRVRTSRKSVFLCGGTLIAPCWILTAAHCFPDGAATSVNRLSVFLGKNALNETDDEREQRFSVTTVIPHKGFDNRQGSYNNDIALLQIRGSSGQCAKRTESVLTACLPPEHRMLPPGVFCDVVGYGKESERLWYNSQYLREAKVKLLPQDVCTEKDYYGSLVTKNMFCAGSPDWSKDACKGDSGGPLVCEVSDRMFLFGVVSWGEGCSRERRPGVYTRVTNYNRWIKENTGLASITTGSMYPQK; encoded by the exons atgaaattgttgcTGAGCTTCTTACTGACGGTGGCCAGCGTCTCAAGCGTGCAGACG AGCTGGAATCTGGGCCGTCAGCACTCAG gTTCCAGGTGTCAGAATGGAGGAACCTTCATTTCCTTACGTTATCAGCGGGGGTACTGTGAATGCCCCAAAGAATTCAGCGGGGCGGAGTGCGAAATCA GCCAACCAGGACAGTTGGGGGTGAAAGAATGGGgtgatatagctcaggag tgCTTCACTGGTGATGGGAGGGACTACAGAGGCACGATTGCCCGATCAGAGAGCGGGCAAACGTGTCTGCACTGGGACTATATCACAAAGACATATGGATATGGACCTGTTGTAAGAAATGCAAAGCATAACTACTGCAG GAATCCAGACCAGCGTGCCAGGCCTTGGTGCTGGGTTCGGTCAGGTCGGAGAGTCACCGCAAAATTCTGCAATGTCCCAGTTTGTGAGGAGGAATTGA TGCTCGAGTCATGTGGAAAGAGACCCCAGAAGCAGTTTAAAGTGGTTGGAGGGATGAAAACCACAGTGGAGTCCCACCCCTGGATTGCGTCCATCTTCCAGAGAGTCCGCACGTCCCGGAAATCCGTCTTCCTGTGTGGGGGCACACttatcgccccctgctggataCTTACAGCTGCGCACTGCTTCCCCGATGG AGCGGCGACCAGCGTCAACCGGCTGTCCGTCTTCCTGGGAAAGAACGCTCTCAACGAGACCGACGACGAGAGAGAGCAGCGGTTCAGCGTCACCACAGTCATCCCTCACAAGGGGTTCGATAACCGCCAGGGGAGCTACAACAACGACATCG CGCTGTTGCAGATCCGCGGGAGTTCGGGACAGTGTGCGAAGCGGACCGAGTCGGTGCTCACCGCCTGCCTGCCCCCAGAACACCGGATGTTGCCTCCGGGGGTATTCTGTGATGTGGTGGGGTACGGAAAGGAAAGCGAGA GACTCTGGTACAACTCCCAATACCTCAGAGAAGCCAAGGTGAAGCTTCTGCCTCAGGACGTCTGCACGGAAAAGGATTACTATGGGAGTCTGGTcaccaaaaacatgttttgtgctGGCAGTCCAGACTGGAGCAAAGACGCTTGCAAG ggagACTCAGGGGGACCGCTGGTCTGCGAGGTCAGCGACCGCATGTTTCTCTTCGGCGTAGTCAGCTGGGGGGAAGGCTGTTCCAGAGAGCGCCGGCCAGGCGTCTACACCAGGGTCACCAACTACAACCGATGGATCAAAGAGAACACCGGACTCGCCTCAATCACCACCGGATCCATGTACCCCCAAAAGTGA
- the LOC118218073 gene encoding urokinase-type plasminogen activator-like isoform X1, with translation MKLLLSFLLTVASVSSVQTDSLKSWNLGRQHSGSRCQNGGTFISLRYQRGYCECPKEFSGAECEISQPGQLGVKEWGDIAQECFTGDGRDYRGTIARSESGQTCLHWDYITKTYGYGPVVRNAKHNYCRNPDQRARPWCWVRSGRRVTAKFCNVPVCEEELMLESCGKRPQKQFKVVGGMKTTVESHPWIASIFQRVRTSRKSVFLCGGTLIAPCWILTAAHCFPDGAATSVNRLSVFLGKNALNETDDEREQRFSVTTVIPHKGFDNRQGSYNNDIALLQIRGSSGQCAKRTESVLTACLPPEHRMLPPGVFCDVVGYGKESERLWYNSQYLREAKVKLLPQDVCTEKDYYGSLVTKNMFCAGSPDWSKDACKGDSGGPLVCEVSDRMFLFGVVSWGEGCSRERRPGVYTRVTNYNRWIKENTGLASITTGSMYPQK, from the exons atgaaattgttgcTGAGCTTCTTACTGACGGTGGCCAGCGTCTCAAGCGTGCAGACG gACTCCCTGAAGAGCTGGAATCTGGGCCGTCAGCACTCAG gTTCCAGGTGTCAGAATGGAGGAACCTTCATTTCCTTACGTTATCAGCGGGGGTACTGTGAATGCCCCAAAGAATTCAGCGGGGCGGAGTGCGAAATCA GCCAACCAGGACAGTTGGGGGTGAAAGAATGGGgtgatatagctcaggag tgCTTCACTGGTGATGGGAGGGACTACAGAGGCACGATTGCCCGATCAGAGAGCGGGCAAACGTGTCTGCACTGGGACTATATCACAAAGACATATGGATATGGACCTGTTGTAAGAAATGCAAAGCATAACTACTGCAG GAATCCAGACCAGCGTGCCAGGCCTTGGTGCTGGGTTCGGTCAGGTCGGAGAGTCACCGCAAAATTCTGCAATGTCCCAGTTTGTGAGGAGGAATTGA TGCTCGAGTCATGTGGAAAGAGACCCCAGAAGCAGTTTAAAGTGGTTGGAGGGATGAAAACCACAGTGGAGTCCCACCCCTGGATTGCGTCCATCTTCCAGAGAGTCCGCACGTCCCGGAAATCCGTCTTCCTGTGTGGGGGCACACttatcgccccctgctggataCTTACAGCTGCGCACTGCTTCCCCGATGG AGCGGCGACCAGCGTCAACCGGCTGTCCGTCTTCCTGGGAAAGAACGCTCTCAACGAGACCGACGACGAGAGAGAGCAGCGGTTCAGCGTCACCACAGTCATCCCTCACAAGGGGTTCGATAACCGCCAGGGGAGCTACAACAACGACATCG CGCTGTTGCAGATCCGCGGGAGTTCGGGACAGTGTGCGAAGCGGACCGAGTCGGTGCTCACCGCCTGCCTGCCCCCAGAACACCGGATGTTGCCTCCGGGGGTATTCTGTGATGTGGTGGGGTACGGAAAGGAAAGCGAGA GACTCTGGTACAACTCCCAATACCTCAGAGAAGCCAAGGTGAAGCTTCTGCCTCAGGACGTCTGCACGGAAAAGGATTACTATGGGAGTCTGGTcaccaaaaacatgttttgtgctGGCAGTCCAGACTGGAGCAAAGACGCTTGCAAG ggagACTCAGGGGGACCGCTGGTCTGCGAGGTCAGCGACCGCATGTTTCTCTTCGGCGTAGTCAGCTGGGGGGAAGGCTGTTCCAGAGAGCGCCGGCCAGGCGTCTACACCAGGGTCACCAACTACAACCGATGGATCAAAGAGAACACCGGACTCGCCTCAATCACCACCGGATCCATGTACCCCCAAAAGTGA